Proteins encoded together in one Thalassotalea crassostreae window:
- the fadB gene encoding fatty acid oxidation complex subunit alpha FadB: MIYQGNSLSVQLLDDGIVELCFDAKGSVNALNIATLQEYKNAIIAINECSEAKGVIVTSSKSTFIVGADITEFTELFKTPDEEIAGVFKSSSDIFDLFEDINIPTVAAINGFALGGGCEVTLVCDYRVADTTASIGLPEVKLGLMPGFGGTVRLPRVIGVDNALEWMTTGKAYKAQQALDFGAIDAVVAPENLKASAISMVKDAIAGNLDWQARKQEKLSPVLLSPIEHAMSFNTAKGMVFAKAGKHYPAPMVTVNLLEKAVKLDRTGAMLLENEAFGKLAKTDACAAQVGLFLSDQVVKGKAKKASKVATKKVERAAVLGAGIMGGGIAYQSAYKGTPIVMKDINNKALDLGLSTAAGILTKLVDKGRMAPKKMAQVLNSITPTLTYDSMTDVDIVVEAVVENPKVKAAVLKEVEASVADDAIITSNTSTISIDLLAQSIDKPERFCGMHFFNPVNKMPLVEIIRGKETSEEAVAAVVAYATKMGKSAIVVNDCPGFYINRVLFPYFAGFGQLLVEGADFTAIDKVMEKQFGWPMGPAYLLDVVGIDTADHCTDVMAAGFPTRMAKSDKDPVQALYKDNRFGQKNGVGFYEHSKDKRGRPQKVASESSIALMSSICAEPAQFEADEIIARLMIPMINETIRCLEEGVVDTAAEADMGLIYGLGFPPFRGGPIRYLETVGLQSFIDTADKYAHLGEIYQVTDGLREMAKTGKSYFTSDVKTAK; the protein is encoded by the coding sequence ATGATCTATCAAGGCAATAGCCTGTCAGTTCAGTTACTTGACGATGGTATCGTTGAATTGTGTTTTGATGCAAAAGGTTCTGTAAATGCGTTAAATATTGCAACCTTACAAGAATATAAAAATGCGATAATTGCTATCAATGAATGTTCAGAAGCAAAGGGCGTAATCGTCACCTCTTCTAAATCAACATTTATTGTTGGCGCCGACATTACCGAATTCACTGAATTATTTAAAACCCCAGATGAAGAAATTGCTGGCGTATTTAAATCAAGTAGCGATATTTTTGATTTATTTGAAGATATAAACATCCCTACCGTTGCAGCGATTAATGGTTTCGCTTTAGGTGGCGGTTGTGAAGTTACCCTAGTTTGTGATTACAGAGTTGCTGATACTACTGCGAGCATTGGTTTACCAGAAGTTAAGCTAGGATTAATGCCTGGGTTTGGTGGAACAGTTCGCTTACCTCGTGTCATTGGTGTTGATAACGCTCTTGAATGGATGACTACGGGCAAAGCGTATAAAGCACAACAAGCACTCGACTTTGGTGCCATTGATGCCGTTGTTGCGCCAGAAAACTTAAAAGCTTCTGCTATTAGTATGGTTAAAGATGCAATCGCTGGTAATTTAGATTGGCAAGCTCGTAAACAAGAAAAACTATCTCCTGTATTATTATCGCCGATAGAACATGCAATGAGCTTTAATACCGCTAAAGGTATGGTGTTTGCAAAAGCTGGTAAACATTACCCAGCACCGATGGTGACAGTTAACTTATTAGAGAAAGCAGTAAAACTAGATCGTACCGGCGCGATGCTGCTAGAAAACGAAGCCTTTGGAAAGTTGGCTAAAACCGATGCATGTGCTGCACAGGTTGGTTTGTTTTTATCTGATCAAGTGGTTAAAGGTAAAGCCAAAAAGGCATCTAAAGTTGCTACCAAGAAAGTTGAACGTGCGGCTGTTTTAGGCGCAGGTATTATGGGCGGCGGTATCGCTTATCAATCGGCTTATAAAGGCACACCGATTGTTATGAAAGATATTAATAACAAAGCGTTAGATCTTGGATTATCGACAGCTGCAGGTATTTTAACAAAATTAGTTGATAAGGGGCGCATGGCACCCAAGAAAATGGCGCAAGTCCTTAATAGTATTACACCAACATTAACTTACGACAGCATGACTGACGTTGATATCGTGGTTGAAGCGGTAGTAGAAAATCCAAAAGTTAAAGCTGCGGTATTAAAGGAAGTTGAAGCAAGCGTTGCTGATGATGCGATTATTACCTCGAATACGTCTACAATTTCGATTGACTTATTAGCACAAAGCATCGACAAGCCGGAACGCTTTTGTGGTATGCATTTCTTCAATCCAGTTAACAAGATGCCATTAGTTGAAATTATTCGTGGCAAAGAGACTTCTGAGGAAGCCGTTGCAGCAGTTGTTGCATATGCAACGAAAATGGGCAAGTCAGCTATTGTTGTAAACGATTGCCCTGGTTTTTATATTAACCGAGTTCTATTCCCTTACTTTGCTGGGTTTGGGCAGCTATTAGTTGAAGGTGCAGACTTTACCGCCATTGATAAGGTAATGGAGAAGCAATTCGGCTGGCCAATGGGACCTGCTTATTTACTTGATGTTGTTGGCATTGATACTGCTGACCATTGTACAGATGTAATGGCTGCAGGATTTCCAACTCGAATGGCTAAAAGTGATAAAGATCCAGTGCAAGCGCTTTATAAAGATAATCGTTTTGGTCAGAAAAATGGTGTTGGCTTTTATGAGCATTCTAAAGACAAACGCGGTCGTCCACAAAAAGTGGCAAGTGAATCAAGTATTGCATTAATGTCGAGTATTTGTGCTGAACCTGCGCAATTTGAAGCGGACGAAATTATTGCAAGATTAATGATCCCTATGATCAATGAGACAATTCGCTGTTTAGAAGAAGGGGTTGTCGACACTGCTGCTGAAGCAGATATGGGACTAATATATGGTCTTGGTTTCCCTCCATTTAGAGGCGGACCAATTCGATACCTTGAAACTGTAGGTTTACAGTCTTTCATTGACACTGCCGATAAATATGCCCATTTAGGCGAAATATACCAAGTTACTGACGGTCTTCGCGAGATGGCGAAAACTGGCAAATCGTATTTCACTTCTGATGTTAAAACAGCTAAGTAG